The Salvia miltiorrhiza cultivar Shanhuang (shh) chromosome 2, IMPLAD_Smil_shh, whole genome shotgun sequence DNA window TGAAAACGGGAAAAAATTTGTACATGGCATTGGGTAAGCGTGGACCACCACCAAAATATAACCCATTTCACTTTCCCATTCGGTATACTTTCACCGTCCCTCTTCGAGTCACCATGTCAGGCAAGCCCTTGTTTTCGATCCTGAATATGAACTCCCCAGGAGAAGGGTCATCAGCATTTCTCCATGATGTCAAATATCTCTCCACACCTGAATCTGCATCATCGACCAATTTCATCCCCTGCAAGAAGGTGTCAGTTGGATAATCAAAGCTCTGCCATAGGTAGCCTTCCATTGTGTTGTCTACAACAACCAAGTTTCCAGAATCCAGCAGCTGTAAAACTGGATTTCTTGCTACCCCGGATGAACTCGCGGACCAGATA harbors:
- the LOC131007700 gene encoding G-type lectin S-receptor-like serine/threonine-protein kinase At4g27290, translating into MVLGWDTLVSQNQVFEIGFFSPGKSLNRFLGIWYTSTLEVVVWVANRNDPITASHAPLFMLSRNGSLVISNDKSIIWSASSSGVARNPVLQLLDSGNLVVVDNTMEGYLWQSFDYPTDTFLQGMKLVDDADSGVERYLTSWRNADDPSPGEFIFRIENKGLPDMVTRRGTVKVYRMGK